CACGCCACGATCGCGACGATCGCGATGGACGTGACGACGGTCCCCACCACGATGCGACGCCTTGTCCGAGGACCCGGGGCCTCGTAGAGCGCGTCGCGCATGGATACGCTGCTTGCGGCACTCATCTGAGGATCCTCACTCTCTTGTCGATGGCGTTTCCGGCAAGGCCGATCAGGAACGCGGTGCCGGCGTACAGCACGGCGGAGACCGCAAACGGCAGGATGCCGCCCACGGACATCGTGTTGATGTACGAGACGAGCCCCGTCAGCTCCTGCGGGTCAAGCGGAACCTGCGAGCCGATGGCCGTGGTCAGCATGACGGCGACCAGAAGGTTCGTCATGGGCAGCACAGACGAGCGCAGCGCCTGCGGAATCACGACGTTCTTCAGCATCTGGCGAAAGCTCAGGCCCAACGAGCGCGCCGCCTCGATCTGCCCCACGCCGATGGTGTTGATGCCGGTCATGAAGTTCTCCGAGCCAAACGACGCCGCCACCAGCACGGTCACCACAATGACGCAGGTCTGCTCGCTCCACACGACGCCCAGGTACGGGAACGCGTAATAGAAGATGATCAGAAGCGATATCGTGGCGACGTTTCGGAAGATCTGCACGTAGAGGTCCCCTACCTTGCGCAAAGGCGAGATGGGGCTCACGCGCGCGATCGTGACAAGAAGCGCCAGAAGCATCGCACCGACGTAGGAAACCACCGTCATCCAGAGCGTCGCCCCGTAGGCCTTGACGTACATCCCCCCATAGAGCGAGAAGAGCTCCTGAATACTCATGTTCACCCCCCGCATTGAAAGCAGAGGCCCCCGTGCGTGCACGGAGGCCCCCTCTTAGCACTGTCTTCAAGATACCCTCACGAGCGCCACGTCCACAAGCCAATATCAGCTTTGGAACAATCACGAAACGTGGGCGAGAAACGCTAGTCCTCGATCGCGGGCGGCTTCGGCGCGGTCTTCTGTCCGATGCGGGTGCCCATGCAGACCTTCCAGAGCTTCTCCCACACGCCTTCGTCCTCGACCTTCTGCAGCCAGGCGTTCACGAACGCGGCGGCGTCGGAGTCCTTCGGCAGGCCGATGCCATAGTTGTCCTTCGGGCCGATGAGCTGCTTCAGCAGGCGGTACTTGCCGGGGTTCGAGATCATGGAGCCCATCTGCATCGTCTGGTCGATGATGTAGGCGTCCACGCGGTGCTGCTCCAGGGCGGCGCGGGCCTCCTCGTCGGTCTTGTACTGCTTCTGGATGGCCTTCGGCGCCTCCTCCTTCACGATGCTCGGGCCGGTGGAGCCGGACTGGACGGCGACCTTCTTGCCGGCGAGGTCGTCGACGGAGTTGATGTCCTTGTTCGTCGCGAGCACCATGATGCCCTGGCGCGCGGTGAAGTACGGACCGGCGAAGTCGATGAGCTTCTTGCGGTCGTCGTTGATGCTGTAGGTCGCGAACACGGCGTCAACCTGGTCGTTCTGCAGGACGGACTCGCGGGTGTCAGAGGTGACCTGCGTCAGGTCGATCTTGGAGGAGTCGCCCAGGATGTAGGCCGCCAGAAGCTGGGACAGGCCGGCGTCGAAGCCGCGGACCTTGTTGTCCTTGTCATCCAGATAGCTGAAGAGCTCGGAGGTCTGCACGCCGCCAACGCGCAGCTTGCCGGCCTTCTTCACCTTGGACGCCCACTTGTTAGCAGAGATGGTGGCGTCGTCGGCCTGCTTGGAGCTCTCCTTGATGAGCTTGTCGTACGCGTCCTTGTCCAGCTTGCCGGAGGTCTTATTGGCGCTGGAGCCGGAGGCGGAGCTGCCGTTATCGGAGCTGCCACCGCACGCGGCAAGACCCATGGTTGCGAAGCCGCCAAGGCCAAGAGCAACCGCCTGGCGCCTGCTGACGACGATCTTGTCAAGGGGATTGGTGATGGACATGTGGGTTCCTTCCTTCGGGGTTACCCGTGGGAGCGGGGCAAGACCCGCCCGACAATGAGACCGGTACTCGCACCGGGCCGTGCCGCACCGGGCCGTGCACTAACACGGTAAATCCTATCGTGTTGCTAGGAAATGTCAACAGAGCCGCGCGCGACGTGCACAAGACGTAACACGACTGCCGCAACCTGCCATTTCAGCATAGCAATGGATTGTTTCTACCCACTTTTCAGCTCAATTTTCCGCATGCGCATTTTCGATAGAGCGCTATTGCCCAAGGCGATTGCCGCGGGGCGAGAAAAGCCGTGATGCACCGCTCGCACTACAATGGCAGGCTGTGGCACATCTTCGATAGAGGGACTCTCACATGCAGGGAACAAATGGCTCGGCCGCGTTCTGCCCAACCGTGATGGCGCAGGTCGTCGTGCTTGTCGTCGTAACGCTCGCATACGCGCTCGCAAGCGCCGCGGTCGCGGCGCACCACGCGGGCGAGAAGGGCGCCCCGGCCGTCCTTGCCCGCATCCGCCCCACGACCCTCCTGTGGGAGCTCCCGTTTCTCGGTGCGCTCGTCTTCCTCTGGGCCTGGTGCGCACGCGGCCTGTACTCCGGCGGCATCGCCTCCCTCCGGGCGAACACCCTCGTCATCCTCATCGCTGGGATCGTCTGCCTCCCCAGGCTGCACCTCTCGTCGATCCTCGCGCGGCGCATCCCCACCCACAGGCAGGCCGCATGCCACACGACCGCGACCATAGTCCTTCTCGCCCTCTGCGAGGAGGCCTCCCGCGCTGCGCTCGAGGTCCCGTGGAACGACGCGTGGCTCGACATCGCGCCGCAGTTCGTGGCGATCGAGGCAACCATCATCGGCCTTGCGCTTCTCGCCCTGTACTTCCTGTTCCAGCGTCGCGGGGCTGGCGTCGCTCTCGGAGTGGGTTTCATGCTCTTCGTCGGCATCGCACAGTACTTCGTGTTCCTGTTCAAGGACGCCAACATTACGCCGGCGGACCTCCAGGCCCTTGGCACCGCGGCGGAGGTCAGCGGCGGCTACGTCTATGTCATCACGCCAGCCGTGGTACAGGCCTTCGCGTTCGCGGCGGCCGGCATCGCGTGCGCCGCGTACCTCATGCCGCCGGCACCGCAGGCGCTGACCCAGGGCGGGCACGTGCCCGCCCATGCGGAGGGCGCGCGTCGCGGCGGCGTCCGAGCATGGCTCGCCCACGCGGCGTCCGTGCCCGCCGTACGACGAGGCGCGCTCGGCCTTGCCTTCGTCGTCGCGCTCGTGCTCTTCGTGACGGTCCCCGGCTACGGAGCTGACTTCGGCGTCAGCCTCAACCACTGGAACTCCCTGTACAGCACGTCCCTGCAGGGCTTCTTCCCCTGCTTCGTGAAGGAGTTCCAGGCGCGCCTCATCCCCGTCCCAGAGGGCTACACGGAAAAGGCCGCGAAGGCGGCCGAGAAGAGCCTGGTCAAGAGGTATCGCAAGACGCTCGGCAGCAGTGCGAGCACCTCGGCCGGAACGGCGCGCAAGGCAGCCGAGAAGCAGTTCGAGGACACGAAGCCGTCCGTCGTGGTCATCATGAACGAGTCGTTCAGCGACCTGTCCGTCTACAAGGCCATCGCGGAAGCCGGCTACGCGGGCCCCAACTACGTGAAGAGTGGCACGACCGACGCCATCCTGCGCGGCGACTCCTACGCCTCGATCTTTGGCGGCGGCACCTGCAACTCGGAGTTCGAGGCGCTCTGCGGCGTGAACCTACACTACCTGGGATCGAACAAGTACCCCTACACGCAGTGGGACTTCACGAACGTCGACTGCATGCCAAGGCAGTTCGAGCGGCTCGGCTACCAGACAACGGCAATCCATCCCAACCTGGGCACGAACTGGGACCGCGAGCGCGTGTACCGCCAGATGGGCTTCGACAAGTTCCTCACGATCGACGACTTCGACGGAGCGGAGACGTACCACAACGGCTACGTGAGCGACCGCGCGACGTACCAGCGCGTGCTCGACGTCCTGGCCTCCAGCAACAAGCCCCAGTTCATCCACGACGTCACCATGCAGAACCACGGACCCTTCACCACCGGCACCATCCCGAGCAAGGACCGCACGAACTTCTCGCCCGCGGGCGCCACCAGCCTGGACAACTCGAAGCTGAACGAGTACCTGGCATGCGCCACGGAGTCCGACCACGCCATCGAGTGGTTTATCGGGGAGCTTCGCAAGCTCGACCGACCCGTGGTCGTGCTGTTCTTTGGCGACCACCAGCCCAAGCCCGCAAGCCCGTACGCGACGATCGGCTACGAGGGAGAGCCTTCCATCACGACCGCGGAGCGCATGTTCCACTCCAGCTACTTCATGTGGGCGAACTACGACGTCGCGGGCGACGAGCAGGCGGGACAGACGCTGGACGAGCCCATTTCCGCACTGGGTGACGAGCTCATGTATCGCATTGGTGCGCCGCTCTCCGCACGACAGAAGGCGTCCCTCGCGTCGCAGCTCGACCTGCCCGTGCTGAGTCTCATTGGCTACAAGGACGCGAGTGGAAAGTGGCACGCCTACGGAGACGACGAGCCCCTGGCGTCCCCTGACTCGACTGAGGGCTCGGACGCCGCCACTCATGCGGACAGTCTCATGGGCTACGTCAACTACCTGGAGTTTGGCAGCATCGTGAACTGAGGGTCCCAGCAGCCACGCCCACGGATACGCTTCACCCCGTCAAACAGCCGTCCGGCGTGCCGCGTTGCACGCTGGCGGCATAGTGTTCTTAACCTTGTTAGCCACTTTGGCGCCCTCGAGGCGGCCATGCGCCAGCTTGACATGCAGTGAGAGGTTCGCGACTACCTGGCATCCCACCCACACGCCGCGGTCGTGAACATGGGCTGCGGCCTTGACCAGACGGGACGCGCCTGCGACAACGGCAGGTGCAAGTTGTACAACGTCGACATGCCGGATGTCATCAACATGCGTGAACAGCTCTTTCCCACGGACTGGCGCGAGACCGACATCAAGAGCAACCTAAACGACCACGCGTGGATGGAACAGGTGGACGGATCGGATGGCGCCGTCTTCTTCGCGGCGGGCGTGTTCCACTACCTCACCACTTGGCAGGCGCGAACGCTTGCATGCGAGCTAGCCCGCCGCTTTCCGGGAAGGCGGCTCGTGTTCAACACGATTGGCAGACTAGGAAAGCTTTTGATGCGCCCGCTGCGACGGGATGTTAGGGATGCGCGTCAACCGCATTGACTTTCCCGGCACGACCGATTCGCGTTCGTCGGCAGCCCCTAGGGAACAGGAAGCGTAACACTGGCAGCGTCGACGGCATTCACGCAAGCCCCGCCATTGCTATGGAAGCCTCCGACGCGGACGTCTTTCAAGCGGACCCGCAAGCCTCATCCGGTTGCCATCCCGCTCGAGCACGCCCTCGTCCACCATACGTCCCATCTCGCGTGAGACGGCACTCCTGTTGCCGCCTATGAACTGGGCCAGTGCCGTCTGGGAGAGGAGAACCGTCACCCAACCGTCGGCATCTGCGGTAAGCCCTCCCAGGTAGACCACGATGCGGTCGCGCAAGCTGTGTTGGCCCAGAATCCTTACCTTCCGATTGAGAAAGACGCTCTGCGTCGAGACAATGCCCAAGAGGTTGCGTAGAAGCACCGCCTCGAGTGCGTCCGGCTGTCCGCCCGTGCCCAGCACACCCACGTCCAGCAGTACCACCTCGGTCGAGCGCAGCGCCACGAGCTCGATGGGGCTCTCGGGAACGCGGGCGCACGCGAACGCGGCACCATACATCTGACCTGCGGTGAAGCGATTCACGTTGATGCGGTCGAACCGCTCGCTGTCGAACGACCCCTCGACCTCGCCGGACATGAGGATTCCCACGTAGCGAAACGGCTCCCCGAAGCCCTGCAGCACCTCCCCCTTGGCAAAGGAGTGGCACCGCGCCCGCATGAGCACGAGCACGTGCGGAAGGTCCTCGCGAGAGACCCCCGCAAAGAGCGGGCTCTTCGCCAACATGTCCATACAGTGCGCGAAGCGCTTGTTCACGCCATCCCTCTGCATAAGCCGCACCCACTTCCGTTGCCATTGCAACATCAACCCTAACACCGCTCACACTCACGCGCAAAGCGATTACGCTCGTCGGCGCAAACGTCACGCCCGCATAACGGCTTTGTCAGCCAAAAAAAGACCACGGCGCCCCACGGACACATTGCCCTAGACTGTGCACGGAAGAACGCAAGACACCGAAAGACATTCGAGAAGGATAGGAACGAGAGAGCATGCAAGACGAAGATGCCGAGAAGGACGAGCCGCGCGAGCAGGAGCCGGACTTCGAGCCCCCATACCACCGTGGCCCCGTCATCATGCGTGGCAAGATGATTCCGAAGGAAAGCACGAACTCCCACCTCCTTGCACCCGACAAGGACACCTCGTGGCTCCACACGGACCCATGGCGCGTACTTCGCATCCAGGCGGAGTTTGTGGACGGCTTCGGCGCGCTCGCGGAGCTGGGGCCCGCGGTCTCGATGTTTGGCTCCGCCCGCACGAGCGAGAACAGCCCGTACTACAAGGCTGCGCGCGAATGTGCGCAGGAGGTGGCCAGGCATGGCATTGCCGTGATCACCGGAGGAGGCCCCGGGATCATGGAGGCCGCAAACCGTGGGGCGGCGGAAGTGGGCGGAACCTCCGTAGGGCTCGGCATCGAGCTCCCCCACGAGCAGAGCCTCAACAACTGGATCAACCTGGGCATGAACTTCCGCTACTTCTTCGTACGCAAGACCATGTTCATGAAGTACTCCCAGGGCACGGTCATATTCCCCGGGGGCTTTGGGACGCTGGACGAGGCGTTCGAGGGCCTGACGCTCGTTCAGACCGGAAAGTCCCCGCGCATTCCACTCGTACTGTTCGGCACCAGCTATTGGCAGGGCCTCTTCGACTGGATTCGTGGGTCCATGCTCGCCGAGGGCAACATCTCGCCCAAGGACGTCGACCTCTTCACGCTGACGGATGATCCCAAGGAGGCGGCGGACATCGCCATGAGCCAGATCCTGAACGGATAGGCAAGACATCCCGAGAGCCGGGACCGCATCGCCATCGTCAGGGATGCGGTCCCACGTCGCTACCCCATCTTCGCCCCCTCGAGCGCAAGGAGCCTGGCCTTCACCTCGACGCCGCCGGCAAACCCCGTCAGGCTCCCTCCTGCGCCAATCACCCGGTGGCACGGCACTATCACGCAGATGGGGTTGTGTCCAACAGCCCCTCCCACGGCACGTGCGGACGTACGCCTTCCCGTCTGGGACTCGACCCTCTCCGCAAGCTCTCCGTACGTCACGGTCCGTCCATAGGGAATCTGGAGCAGCTGCCCCCACACCACCATCCTGAAGGGCGTCCCCACAAGCCCGAGCGGCAGCTCGCCAGGATCGGGCCTCTCCCCCGCGAAGTACCCTCGCAGCCAGCGGCGGGCAATGTCGAACACGGGCAGGTCGTCCTTGCGGACGTACGCCTCGGCAACATCCGCATCCCAGTTCCTGTCATGCTCGAACCAGCAGTGCGAGATCCGCTCCCCGTCGCTCGCGAGCGTCAGGTTGCCTATCACGCCCGTCTCGAACGTCGTCACATACGTCGTACCCGTACCAGTCCCAGCAACCTTCCGGGGGGCAGAGCCCCCCTTCCGCACGGTCTTCCGGGCCGCACCGCCGTTCTTCTCGCCCGCCTTGCGCGCGGGCCTTGTCTTTTGCGCAAGGTCGCAAAGCTCCGGAAGCGCGCCTCCGGCCACCTCCCACAAATACAGGCTCGCGACGCTGCAGTACGGGCTGAACCGACGGCGATACCTCTCGAACAGCTTCCGCGTGATCTTACGGTGGTGATAGAGCATGCGCAGGCCGCGCTGGATGGCAAGGTCGTCGAACGCGAACACGTCCGGACGGTTCAGGCAGAAGGTCAGGATCATCTCTGCCGTCCACCTGCCCACGCCGCGAAGCGACGCAAGCGCCTCTATGGCCTCGTCGTCACCCATGCGCTCCACCGCCGCGATGTCGAACGAGCCATCCTGAACGCGCAGGGCGAAGTCGCGGATGTAGCCCGCCTTGCCGTATGTCATCCCAAACGCCTGCAGCTCCTCGACGCTCGCGGCCGCAACGTGCGCCGCATCCACCGTTCCAAGGCCGTCGCGCATGCGTGCCCACACCGTCGCCTGCGCGCGCGTCGAGATCTGCTGCCCCACGATGCTGTGGACTACCGCCTGGAAGAGGTCGTCGTCGCGCACGCGCCACACGTGCCCGATCCTGGCGATGGCGTCCGCCATGCGCGGGTCGCGCGCGGACAGGTATGCCACGGCATCGTCGCCGTACTCGACGTACCTGACCTCGCCTTGCACCAGCCTGTCATCCGCTTGCGTCATGGCCATCGCCACCCTCGTGGGCCTCGAGCGTTTGGTCAGACCAGCATACACCGCCCAGGTGAGAAGAACAAGTGTTCTGTTTCGTTTTTTACTCTCGCTCGGTTACGACGACATGGACGTAGGCACCGCCCTTGCCCTGGGCCTCGCAGATCGTCGCGTCGTACTCGTACGCGTCTTGGGCCATGTCCCCTCCAGACCGCTCTCAACACAGGGTGGCGTCTCTCCCGCAAGTTGCCTCGCGGAAGAACTCCGCCGCCGAGAGCCCCTTCGAGCGGAAGCATCGGCAGTTTAGCGCCTGCCCAACCCCAAGGAAAACCGTTCCCGCCAATCTCTTGGCGCGACCTAGCCCTCAGGCCAGCTGACGATGAGCTCCATCTGCCCTTCGAACTCGAGGTCGCCGGAACCCGCCGGCGCCACGAAGTGCGACCCCAGCGCGAGCTCCCAGCTGCCGGCGCCAGACGTAACCTTGCCGCCCGTGCCATGCACCACGGAGACGCACATGAAGTCGTGCGTCTGAGGCACTCTCGCGGGCGAGCCCGGCACCACGCGCACGCGTTCCACCTCGAAGTTGGGACACGTGCCCAGGACGGTGACGCCGTCCTTCTCGGGCGCTGCGACATCGCCGCTCTTGGGAAGCGGCAGGTCGAAGTCCACCACGTCGAGCGTCTGCGGAATGTGCAGCTCGCGGCGGGTGCCGTCCGCCTGCACGCGGTCGTAGTCGTACACGCGGTACGTCACGTCGCTGGACTGCTGGGTCTCGAGCACGACGGTGCCTGCCTGTATGGCGTGGATGGTGCCGGGCTCGATCATGAAGAAGTCGCCGGGCTTGATGGGCACGCTGTAGAGAAGGTCGTCCCACCTTCCCTCCCGCACCATGCGGACAAACTGCTCGCGGTCCTTCGCGCGCTGGCCCACGACGATGGACGCGCCCGGCTTGCAGTCGAGCACGTACCAGCACTCGCGCTTGCCCAGGCTGCCGTTCTCGTGCTTGGCCGCGTACGCGTCGTCCGGGTGCACCTGCACGGAGAGGTTCTGGCGCGCGTCCAGGATCTTGATGAGCAGCGGGAAGCGGTCACCCTTCGCGTCGCCAAAGAGCTCGTGCTCGTGCTCCCAGAGCCAGCTGAGCGACTTGCCATCAAAGCTACCGCCCTCGATCGTACAGTCGCCATTGGGATGCGCGCTGATGGCCCAGCACTCGCCCACGTCGCCGTCGGGGATGTCGTAGCCGTATTCGTCGTGTAGGTAGCGGCCGCCCCAGATCTTGTTGTGGAACACGGGCTTCGGGAACAGCAGCTCCTGCGGCTTCGTGCCAGCGCTCTTCTCCATGTGCACGTCCTTCTTCCTCCGACGTTGGAAGGCGCGGGCGCCGGCTCTTGCCTGGCGTCCGCGCCGGTGATACGTTCGCGCCTCTAAGATGACACGATGACAGGCTCTACTTCCGAGCGGCCGCCAGCTTTTGGTAAACGTCCACAAGGTCCTCGGCCATGACGCGGCTGGCCTCGGCGTTACGGTCGGCGATCCTTGTCGGTTCTTCCAAGCTCGTCGCGTACGGCCTTGCGCACGACGAAGTACACGGCGACCAGCAGAAGCACGGCAGGCATCGCCAGCTCCAGCATCATGGCCAGAATCGACATGCCAAGCTCCGGCAGTCCCATTCCAAAAATCATGGTTCCTCCCATCGTCGCATCCAAGCGTATGGACCGCATGGCCTCGCCACGCGGAATCCCCCTATGCCAGCGGTGGCATCTGACGCGGCAGTCCGCCCTCGTAGGCGATCTGCTCCGGCGGCGCAACCAGGGGCCTTACGTAGCGCACGAACTCCGGGGTGACACCCATGCCGTCCGCGGCGATCCATTCGCGCGGGACGGGCTTCACCTTGTTCGCCACGTCCGCCACGCCCACGGTGCGAAGCTCCGCGCGATATGGGTCGTCCGAGGTGCGCTCGACCGCGCACATGACGCCCGTCTGGCCGTCCAGCGCCGCAAGCGCGCCCAGGTGGCCGAGGGCGAAGGCCTCGTCCAGGTCCGTCGAGCTCGCGCAGTGGCTGGCGCAGCGCTGGAAGGTGGAGATCTCCACGGCGCGCGTCTTGCAGCCAAGGCGCTCCTTCGCAAGCGCGGCCAGGTAGCGGCTTGCCCCGGAGAGCTGCGCCAGGTGACCGAACTCGTCGGTGCCCGTGCCCGCGGCGACGGTGCGCTCCGCGATGAGGCGGCCCGAGGCGTCGCGCACGCCCTCAGACGTCGCGACCATGACGGTGTTCTTCTCGGCGAGAAGTGCCTCGACCTTTGCCATAAGCGTGTCCTCGTCCAGAGGCACCTCGGGCAGCAGCACCACGTCGGGACTGGCGAGGCAGGCGGAGCCCGCGAGCCAACCGGCGTCGCGGCCCATGATCTCGACGAAGGTCACGCTCTTGAGGTCGTAGACGTCCGCGTCGCGCGCGACCTCCGCGACGGCCGTCGCCACGAAGCGGGCCGCGCTTCCGTAGCCGGGCGTGTGGTCCGTGCCGACGAGGTCGTTGTCGATGGTCTTGGGAACGCCGACGAAGCGGACGTCGCTTCCCACCTGCGCACCGTAGCGCGCGAGCTTTGCGATGGTGTCCATGGAGTCGTTTCCGCCGATGTAGAGCACGGCGGAGACGCCCGCCGCGTCGATGCGCTCGAGCGCGCGTGCGAAGAACTCCGGGTCGGCCTCGGGCTCCGGCAGCTTGAAGCGGCAGCTGCCGAGCCAGCTGGCGGGGGTATCGCGCAGGAGCGAAAGCGCGTCGTCGTCCGGGACCGCCTGGTCCAGGTCCACCGTGCGCCCGTCGAGGAAGCCCTGGATCCCGTAGCGCATGCCGATGGCATGGGCGCCCTTCTCCCGTGCGCCGGCGATGACCCCGGCGAGACTGGCGTTGATGGCGGAGGTGGGGCCGCCCGACTGTCCAACAAGAATGCGCTTTGCCTGGGACATGGTCCTCCTATCTTCGTGGTTGGAACGAGTATAGCGCGCCGGCGCCGCGGCCCCGCGCGTTGCGGCGGTCTGGCTTGGACGCGCGACCGCAAGTGGGTACAAGGCAGGTAGGTGACAACGGCCGCCGTCGCGGCGGCGAGTGAGGAGGAGCCATGCTCAAGGAACTGAAGGTCGGACCCTACCTGGCACCGATGCCGGTGCTGATGATCGCAACGTACAACGACGACGGCAGCGTCGACGTCATGAACATGGCGTGGGGCGGCATCTGCGACACGGACAAGGTGGCGCTCAACATTGGCGCGCGGCACAAGACATCCAAGAACATCGCGGCCCGCAAGGCGTTCACGATCTCCGTGGCCGACGAGGCGCACCTGCGCGAGGCGGACTACTTTGGCATCGCCTCGGGCAACGCCGTGGCGGATAAGTTCGAGCGCAGCGGGCTCACGGCGACGAAGAGCTCCCGCGTGGACGCGCCCGTGATAGAGGAGTTCCCGATGACGCTGGAGTGCGAGGTCGTCGAGGATGACGAGGCCGTGAGCGGGCATCGCGTGGTCGGGAAGATCGTTGGCGTGCTGGCTGACGACTCCGTGCTGGACGCCGACGGCAAGCCCGACATCGCCAAGCTGCGCCCCCTGACGTTCGACACGTTCCACAACGGCTACTACGCGCTGGGCGAGAAGGTCGGCCAGGCGTGGAGCGATGGCAAGGGCCTGGGCGAGTAGGCACGCGGACGGGCCGGCAAGGACGTTGGAATCGGCAGTGGCCATCCGGGGCCGGCCCGCCCGTGCCCGGCGCTACGCGATCGAGGCCCCCAGCTCGCGTGCCTGGGGAACGTCGGTGACGGCCGACGCGTCCAGGTCGTCCGTGTGGAGCAGCACGGCAGAGCCCAGGTTTCGCCAGCCCATGCGCAGCATGAGGTAGTCGAAGTGCGCCAGCAGCTGCGCGGGGTGCGCGCCGCCGGCCGCAACCAGGAGCGCCCCCGAGCGGCCGTTGCCATGAAGCTCGTCCGGCTGGCACTCCGCAAGGGCCCACAGCCGGTCGAACGCGTTCTTCAGCAGCCCGCTGTACGACCAGAAGAAGAGCGGCGTCGCAAGCACCACCACGTCGCACGCGCGATACGCCGCGTAGATGGTCGCCATGTCATCGCGCTGCGTGCAGGGATGGGCCGGGTCCGCACCGCCGTGCAGGCAGCCCACGCAGCAGTGTATGTCGAGCGTGCGCAGGTCAAGCACCTGCACCGTGTTGCCCGCCTGCCGCGCGCCCTGCGCAAACGAGCGGATCATGGCCGCGGTGAAGCCCCTTGCGCGGGACGAGCCGTTCAGCACGAGGATGCTTGCCATGGGGTTCCTCCTTTTTCCACAGATGGGCTACAGCAGGAGCGCAAGCAGGAGCGCCGCCTGGCCCACGGTGTTCACGACCTCCTCGGCCCAGTTGTCGCGCGCAACGTCCTGACGGTTGTGGGCGGCCATGTAGCTCATGGCGACCATGCAGCCAGCCCATCCCGCGAGCGCCACCACGGCCGGCGGCCGCACCAGCGAGGCGAGCACGCCCGCAAGCGCGTCCAGGCGCATGACGGCACCGGCAGCCATCAGGGCAAAGCCCAGCGGCATGACGTAGCGCATCTGTCACGCGAGGAAGGGGACGTCGCGGCGGGCAAGCGCCAGCAGCGCCTTCCAGGCAACCTTGCCGGCGCCGCCCGCGAACGCCACAACCGAGCCCACCACGAAGAGCGGGCTCGCGATGCGCCGGCCAAGCACGATGGAGCTGAGGCAGAACAGCACGACCGGCACGGCGTCGAGCGCCGCGAGCGCGGCCGTGAAGCCCTCCGGAACGGCGTCAGGCCTCATGTCCCGCTCTTCTCGCCCGCGCAGGTCGGCGCCCTGCGATGCGGCCGCCACGGCTACGCCTGCTCCAGCGCCTGGGCAAGGTCGTCCAGGATGTCCTGCGTGCCCTCGAGCCCGCAGGAAAGCCGCACCATGGACGGGCTGATGCCGGCGGCGACAAGCTCCTCGTCCGTCATCTGGCGGTGGGTGGAGCTCGCCGGGTGCAGGCAGCACGTGCGGGAGTCCGCCACGTGGGTCTCGATGGTGCACAGCCTGAGCGCGCTCATGAAGCGCTCGGCCGCCGCGCGCCCGCCGGCCACGTCAAACGAGACCACGCCGCAGGTGCCGTGCGGCATGTACTTCTGCGCGAGCCCGTGGTAGCGGTCGCCCGGAAGCCCGGGGTAGCGGACGGACGCGATCTTGGGATGCGCGCTCAGGAACTCCGCCGCGGCCTGCCCGTTTCTGCAGTGCTGCGGCATGCGCACGTGCAGGCTCTCGAGGCCGATGTTCAGCAGGTAGGCGTTCTGCGGGCTCTGTATGGAGCCAAAGTCGCGCATGAGCTGCGACGTCGCCTTGGTGATGAACGCGCCCGCGTTGCCAAAGCGCTTGGCGTACACGATGCCGTGGTACGACTCGTCCGGCTGCGTGAGGCCCGGGAACTTGTCCGCGTGCGCCATCCAGTCGAAGTTGCCGGAGTCCACGATCGCGCCGCCG
This sequence is a window from Parafannyhessea umbonata. Protein-coding genes within it:
- a CDS encoding flavodoxin family protein; the protein is MASILVLNGSSRARGFTAAMIRSFAQGARQAGNTVQVLDLRTLDIHCCVGCLHGGADPAHPCTQRDDMATIYAAYRACDVVVLATPLFFWSYSGLLKNAFDRLWALAECQPDELHGNGRSGALLVAAGGAHPAQLLAHFDYLMLRMGWRNLGSAVLLHTDDLDASAVTDVPQARELGASIA
- a CDS encoding type I phosphomannose isomerase catalytic subunit is translated as MEKSAGTKPQELLFPKPVFHNKIWGGRYLHDEYGYDIPDGDVGECWAISAHPNGDCTIEGGSFDGKSLSWLWEHEHELFGDAKGDRFPLLIKILDARQNLSVQVHPDDAYAAKHENGSLGKRECWYVLDCKPGASIVVGQRAKDREQFVRMVREGRWDDLLYSVPIKPGDFFMIEPGTIHAIQAGTVVLETQQSSDVTYRVYDYDRVQADGTRRELHIPQTLDVVDFDLPLPKSGDVAAPEKDGVTVLGTCPNFEVERVRVVPGSPARVPQTHDFMCVSVVHGTGGKVTSGAGSWELALGSHFVAPAGSGDLEFEGQMELIVSWPEG
- a CDS encoding flavin reductase family protein, with amino-acid sequence MLKELKVGPYLAPMPVLMIATYNDDGSVDVMNMAWGGICDTDKVALNIGARHKTSKNIAARKAFTISVADEAHLREADYFGIASGNAVADKFERSGLTATKSSRVDAPVIEEFPMTLECEVVEDDEAVSGHRVVGKIVGVLADDSVLDADGKPDIAKLRPLTFDTFHNGYYALGEKVGQAWSDGKGLGE
- a CDS encoding methylated-DNA--[protein]-cysteine S-methyltransferase, whose amino-acid sequence is MTQADDRLVQGEVRYVEYGDDAVAYLSARDPRMADAIARIGHVWRVRDDDLFQAVVHSIVGQQISTRAQATVWARMRDGLGTVDAAHVAAASVEELQAFGMTYGKAGYIRDFALRVQDGSFDIAAVERMGDDEAIEALASLRGVGRWTAEMILTFCLNRPDVFAFDDLAIQRGLRMLYHHRKITRKLFERYRRRFSPYCSVASLYLWEVAGGALPELCDLAQKTRPARKAGEKNGGAARKTVRKGGSAPRKVAGTGTGTTYVTTFETGVIGNLTLASDGERISHCWFEHDRNWDADVAEAYVRKDDLPVFDIARRWLRGYFAGERPDPGELPLGLVGTPFRMVVWGQLLQIPYGRTVTYGELAERVESQTGRRTSARAVGGAVGHNPICVIVPCHRVIGAGGSLTGFAGGVEVKARLLALEGAKMG
- a CDS encoding 6-phosphofructokinase, producing MSQAKRILVGQSGGPTSAINASLAGVIAGAREKGAHAIGMRYGIQGFLDGRTVDLDQAVPDDDALSLLRDTPASWLGSCRFKLPEPEADPEFFARALERIDAAGVSAVLYIGGNDSMDTIAKLARYGAQVGSDVRFVGVPKTIDNDLVGTDHTPGYGSAARFVATAVAEVARDADVYDLKSVTFVEIMGRDAGWLAGSACLASPDVVLLPEVPLDEDTLMAKVEALLAEKNTVMVATSEGVRDASGRLIAERTVAAGTGTDEFGHLAQLSGASRYLAALAKERLGCKTRAVEISTFQRCASHCASSTDLDEAFALGHLGALAALDGQTGVMCAVERTSDDPYRAELRTVGVADVANKVKPVPREWIAADGMGVTPEFVRYVRPLVAPPEQIAYEGGLPRQMPPLA